A genomic window from Nematostella vectensis chromosome 9, jaNemVect1.1, whole genome shotgun sequence includes:
- the LOC125572134 gene encoding zinc metalloproteinase nas-15-like, protein MNVVGDVYEIALVSYTIVLFLRPYCVAWVPGFYHEQSRPDRDNYVEIVWSNIKEENKHNFEKYNHGVIDSLGVPYDYGSIMHYGKRDFAKWPWQTTIKVKKSGASIGQRSHLSALDAKQMNLFYNCKTEV, encoded by the exons ATGAATGTTGTGGGTGATGTCTATGAGATAGCTCTAGTTAGCTACactattgttctttttctgAGACCATATTGTGTCGCTTGGGTTCCAGGGTTCTACCACGAACAGAGCAGGCCTGACCGGGATAATTACGTGGAGATTGTTTGGAGCAACATCAAGGAAG aaaacaaacacaacttCGAGAAGTACAACCACGGAGTGATTGACAGCTTGGGCGTGCCGTACGATTACGGATCTATCATGCACTACGGGAAGCGCGACTTTGCCAAATGGCCTTGGCAAACCACAATTAAGGTCAAGAAATCAGGCGCGTCTATTGGTCAGCGGTCACACCTCAGCGCGCTGGATGCAAAACAGATGAACCTGTTTTATAACTGCAAAACGGAGGTTTAA
- the LOC125572132 gene encoding uncharacterized protein LOC125572132, translating into MQAELKLADQHRNTLSEQVSKINSIAKSSSALSNSIIPNRYILRHPNDYQAHLERISDFLLCGEGVWWRQVASGVEFFDGPQELGSRTAGPPLHHFRSQTIKSERSYLQECWDKCLNNDIPIPHYKVKIYDDDGDLKVSKLTGFFNDDDKEEEEEDRAEECEETEAHIISMQEEVNDDETEEEADMKGYDEDIVDLQPQDEEEVIEEKLDDLQTQCHINTGSHEAIHQPPPEQPVPHNQSVSQAQSSFTSKSTLANNVLKCIPSDSHAVRTLDKARTQFREHPFDKDIQRKYETTLAKIKTTVLSAHSQLKEEVMRWEKTFFLRKCTEPTSDDISEDPKISKVKQKLYLCRKLLKHWKITA; encoded by the coding sequence ATGCAGGCTGAACTAAAGCTAGCTGACCAACACAGAAACACCTTGAGTGAACAAGTATCCAAAATCAACAGTATTGCCAAGTCATCATCTGCACTATCCAACTCAATCATTCCAAACAGATATATTCTTCGACACCCTAATGATTATCAGGCTCACCTGGAGCGCATCTCAGATTTTCTTTTGTGTGGAGAGGGTGTATGGTGGAGGCAAGTTGCTAGTGGTGTGGAGTTTTTTGATGGCCCCCAAGAGTTAGGTTCAAGGACAGCTGGTCCACCACTTCATCACTTTAGATCACAGACAATAAAATCAGAAAGAAGTTATCTACAAGAGTGCTGGGACAAGTGCTTGAACAATGATATTCCAATTCCACACTACAAAGTCAAgatatatgatgatgatggtgatttaAAAGTGAGCAAGCTCACTGGGTtttttaatgatgatgataaagaggaagaggaggaagaCAGAGCAGAGGAGTGTGAAGAAACTGAAGCTCACATAATAAGCATGCAAGAGGAAGTGAATGATGATGAAACTGAAGAGGAGGCAGACATGAAGGGATATGATGAAGACATTGTAGACCTTCAGCCCCAGGATGAAGAAGAAGTAATTGAAGAGAAATTAGATGACCTGCAGACACAGTGCCACATAAACACCGGCTCACATGAGGCAATTCATCAGCCCCCACCTGAACAGCCTGTCCCTCACAACCAGTCTGTTAGTCAAGCTCAATCATCTTTTACTTCAAAATCAACTTTGGCTAATAATGTTCTCAAATGCATCCCAAGTGATTCTCATGCTGTGAGAACTCTGGACAAGGCTAGGACACAATTTAGAGAGCATCCCTTTGATAAGGATATCCAAAGGAAATACGAAACCACACTGGctaaaatcaaaacaacagTGCTCTCAGCTCATTCCCAGCTCAAAGAAGAAGTAATGCGCTGGGAAAAAACGTTCTTCCTTCGAAAATGCACTGAACCCACATCAGATGACATTTCTGAAGACCCCAAAATAAGTAAAGTCAAGCAAAAATTATATCTTTGTCGCAAACTACTAAAGCACTGGAAAATCACTGCTTAA